CGGGTGGTGGCCCTCAAGTTCCTGCTCTCCCGCGAGGGCGTCCCCGAGGCCCCCATGAGCGCCCTGCTGCGCCAGGAGGCCAAGGCCGTCGCCCAATTGGACCACGAGAACATCGTGCGCCTGTTCGACGTGGCCGAGTGGAGCGGCGAGACGTGGGAGCCCAAGGTTCCCTTCCTGGTCCTGGAATGCCTGGAGGGCGAGAGCCTCGCGGCGCTCCTGCTGAGGGAGCGGCCCTCGCTGCGGCGCTGCCTGGAAATCATGGGGGCGGTGGCCGCGGGGCTGGCGCACGCCCATGAGCACCACGTCATCCACCGCGACCTCAAACCCGACAACGTCTTTCTCTGCCACAAGGGGCAGGTGAAGCTGCTCGACTTCGGGCTGGCCCACATCACCGCCGCTTCGTTTCCGTCCACCCTGCACCTGCCGGCCGCCGGGACGCCGGCCTACATGGCGCCCGAGCAGTGGCGGGGACAACAGCAGGATGCGCGCACGGACTTGTGGGCCGCGGGTGCCCTGCTCTTCGAGATGCTCACCGGCGAGCCGCCCTGTCCGGAGGCGAGCCTGGCGGAGCTGCGGGAGTGGGTGTTGTCGGATGCGCCGGTGCCCTCGGTGCGCGAGCGCCGTCCGGAGCTGCCCGAGGAGGTGGAGCGGCTGGTGGCCGCCCTGCTGGAGAAGGCGCCCGAGCGGCGGCTGTCCAGCGCGGCCGAGTTGAAGGCGTGGGTGAGCCGCCTCGAGGAGGGGCTGACGCCCTGGCGGGAGGGGACCCAGGGCCTGGGGCCCCAACGCCGGCAGGTGACGCTGCTGGAGTGCTGGCTGGCGGACCTCGCGGGCCTCGCCGAGCACCTGGACGCCGAGGACTTCGGCGAACTGGAGGGGGCGTTCCACCAAGCCTGCTCGGAGCTGGTCGTGAGCCACGGGGGCTCGGTCACCCTGTGTGTGGGCGACTCGGTGCTCGCCTGCTTCGGCTACCCCCAGGCCCGGGAGGACGACGCGGAGATGGCGGCTCGCGCGGGGCTCCATCTGGTGACGCACCTGGGGGCCGCCATCCAGCAGAAGTTGCCGTACCTGCCGCGCCGCGAGCTCGCCGTGAAGGTGGGGCTGCACACCGACACCGTGGTGCTCGACAACCTGCCCCAACCCCTCCAGGGCCGGGCCGCGGCGCTGCAGGGCGAGGCGCCCCAGTTCGCCACCTGGCTGTCGCGCCAGGCCGCGCCCGACACCGTGTGCCTGAGCCACCCCACCTGGCGGCTGGTGCAGGGCGCCTTCCGCACCGAGCCACTCGGGGTCCGCTCCTTCCAGGGACTCACCGGCGAGCTGAGGAGCGAGCTGCACCGCCTGGTGCGGGAGAAGCGCACCCGGGGCCGTTTCGAGCGGGCCCATGAGGCGGGGGAGCTCACACCCCTGGTGGGCCGGGAGGAGGAGCTGAAGCGGTTGACCGCGCATTGGGCGCGGGCGCGGCGGGGCGAGGGCGCGTTCGTGCTCGTGCAGGGCGAGGCGGGCATTGGCAAATCCCGCCTGTTGCAGGGGCTGCGGGAGCGGATTCCCCTGGAGGAGGGCACTTGCTTGCAGGTGCAGTGTCTGCCCCAGTTCAGCGGCAGCGCCCTGCGCCCCATCATCGATCTGTTGCTGCACATGTTGAAGCTCGACCCGGAGGGCAATCCCCGCTCCAACCTGCGCAAGTTCCAGGGGCGCATGGGGGCGGTGGGGCTGCCGGCCGAGCACGTGCGCTCGCTGGCCGTCCTGCTCTCGCTGCCCATCGTCGAGGAGTCGCCCCACCTGCGCCTCACGCCGGAGCGTCAGAAGGAGAAGACGTTCGAGGCCCTGGTGATGCTGTTGCTGCGCATGGCCGAGGATCGCCCCGTCTTCGCGCTCGTGGAGGACTTGCACTGGGCCGACCCCTCGACGCTGGAGCTGTTGGGGGTGCTGCTGGAGCAGGTGGACCAGGCCCGGCTGTGTGTCTGCCTCACGGCGCGGCCGGACTTCCAGCCCTCCTGGCCCGCGCGCTCCAGGTTGCACCCGCTGGTGCTGGAGCGGCTGTCGCCGAGGCTCACCGCGGACCTGGTGCGGCACGCCGCCAGCGGGACGGCGCTGGCGGAGGAGACGGTGGAGCAACTCGTGGCGAAGACGGATGGGGTGCCCCTGTTCGTCGAGGAGATGACGCGCATGGTGGTGGATCGGGCGCGGGCGGGGGAGGCGTCCGTCGAGCCGTCGGCCATTCCCGTCACCCTGGGCGGGTTGCTGCTGGAGCGCCTGGACCGGTTGCCCCGGAGTCAGAAGGCGCTGGCTCAGTTGTGCGCGGTGGTGGGCCGCGACTTCAGCCACTCGCTGCTCACGGCGCTCTCCGGACGGAGCGAGGTGCGGCTGCGACAGGACGTCTCCGGGTTGCTCCAGGAGGGTCTGTTGCAGCAGGTGGAGGAGGCGAACGAGCCGCGCTACCGGTTCCGTCACGCGCTCTTCCAGGACGCGGCCTACCACTCGCTGTTGCGCCACACGCGGCGCGACTATCACCGGCGCATCGCCCAGACCCTGGCCGTGCAGGCCCCCGAGCTGGCGGAGACGCAGCCCGAGCTGCTCGCGCACCACTACACGGAGGCGCGGGAGACGGCGACGGCGTTGCGCTTCTGGGCGAAGGCGGGGGAGCGGGCCAGCCTGCGCTCGGCCAATGTGGAGGCCATCCATCACCTGCGCGAGGGGCTCCGGTTGCTGCGCTCCCTCCCGGAGACCCCGGAGCGCGCCGAGCAGGAGTTGCGGTTGCTGGTGGCGTTGGGCATGCCCCTGCAGCAGCTGCGCAGCTTCTGCTCCGCCGAGATGGAGCAGACGTACGCCCGGGTGATGGAGCTGCTCCATCAGATGGGGGACGCGTTGCCCGGATTGGAGGTGTCCACCTGGGGCGCCTATGTCTACCTCTTCGTGCGGGCGAAGTTCCACGTGGCCCAGGAGCTGGCGGAGCTGGTGGTGAGCCAGGGCGAGCGCCATCGCCACCGGGAGATGCTCGCCCTGGGGCATCGGATGATGGCCACCAATCACTTCACGTGGGGCCA
This sequence is a window from Cystobacter ferrugineus. Protein-coding genes within it:
- a CDS encoding protein kinase domain-containing protein; its protein translation is MTGAPNEGDEDEELDDDFLRQITQVAVPLRTPRRGEHLGGPDGHRFEILEQIGGGAMGLVFRARDQELQRVVALKFLLSREGVPEAPMSALLRQEAKAVAQLDHENIVRLFDVAEWSGETWEPKVPFLVLECLEGESLAALLLRERPSLRRCLEIMGAVAAGLAHAHEHHVIHRDLKPDNVFLCHKGQVKLLDFGLAHITAASFPSTLHLPAAGTPAYMAPEQWRGQQQDARTDLWAAGALLFEMLTGEPPCPEASLAELREWVLSDAPVPSVRERRPELPEEVERLVAALLEKAPERRLSSAAELKAWVSRLEEGLTPWREGTQGLGPQRRQVTLLECWLADLAGLAEHLDAEDFGELEGAFHQACSELVVSHGGSVTLCVGDSVLACFGYPQAREDDAEMAARAGLHLVTHLGAAIQQKLPYLPRRELAVKVGLHTDTVVLDNLPQPLQGRAAALQGEAPQFATWLSRQAAPDTVCLSHPTWRLVQGAFRTEPLGVRSFQGLTGELRSELHRLVREKRTRGRFERAHEAGELTPLVGREEELKRLTAHWARARRGEGAFVLVQGEAGIGKSRLLQGLRERIPLEEGTCLQVQCLPQFSGSALRPIIDLLLHMLKLDPEGNPRSNLRKFQGRMGAVGLPAEHVRSLAVLLSLPIVEESPHLRLTPERQKEKTFEALVMLLLRMAEDRPVFALVEDLHWADPSTLELLGVLLEQVDQARLCVCLTARPDFQPSWPARSRLHPLVLERLSPRLTADLVRHAASGTALAEETVEQLVAKTDGVPLFVEEMTRMVVDRARAGEASVEPSAIPVTLGGLLLERLDRLPRSQKALAQLCAVVGRDFSHSLLTALSGRSEVRLRQDVSGLLQEGLLQQVEEANEPRYRFRHALFQDAAYHSLLRHTRRDYHRRIAQTLAVQAPELAETQPELLAHHYTEARETATALRFWAKAGERASLRSANVEAIHHLREGLRLLRSLPETPERAEQELRLLVALGMPLQQLRSFCSAEMEQTYARVMELLHQMGDALPGLEVSTWGAYVYLFVRAKFHVAQELAELVVSQGERHRHREMLALGHRMMATNHFTWGHMSSALEHVELALEYSDFDLETHRALAVKQWLNPRVAALAYGSVVQSVVGHEEQARGYGQEAVALAEKIGHPNSLAFALTYVALGCQLREEPECARAWVERGIAISSEHRFRMWLGWCVSIKSWVLTTEGRVQEALALMQANFARWRSVGMRSGMPFFLGMFASFHLKLGEYHRGLAVVTHALAWADTLQERSYEVELHRLEGELLRGLGRESEATASFLRALELAREQGSAGHGRRAEESMRRQFHERGWEWRRPLDREGDGGAPRHKGVLRTPG